From the Plasmodium vivax chromosome 5, whole genome shotgun sequence genome, one window contains:
- a CDS encoding hypothetical protein, conserved (encoded by transcript PVX_088970A) has protein sequence MDTTLIGIAISFVGSFLGALGDKLVHDSYGKEKAQRKHMSQMTMWLFGTLLSVVIDPILTICSLYFTSAALVAPFAGVHILWNLIITNISLKIRTKLHQYMGSFFLICGIALIIIFSEKKVDIHSMNDLASLYSQTKVIIYLVLAFTIIVTLLIVCLLPFLFKDVKNASFKSDQLLYMSKFVPNACTRSCEISLCKKIDTNMKFSGGATSCKTGMGVPPEKDPLKHPISYPMNGADDPLPVVSSSAGGNTCGGSPNANERRRSSPTGNERSVDTSTEGDNSAPRSNDGIILASEREQFRVRRNTKVGEKTSNGSRRNALINYRPGASLPCPPANRTLSRHPTERIKKISFKSSRMERRRPPLQLRKGSRSWDAQKGGVERALHGKSPPVNRGNPNMAGTKCTERVESRDDLYCSGSTPHPGGKKDNNVGYQGGSHTTSCSNLEPKIEPTPNDGAEPTSTHKKKKKKKNFLLSPYQSVKMIKKFLQNKGRAGLKVCKKKKKSFLRYISGHKQNGPTGEDPPERSPQSSHPNSIAGNEPFCPIDILKCADKINSCENWKDEEPFSLKVYSPTRDRGSVGSSPANAGGGTAREGKGRNDSGGSGPIGPSRSIGSIARSDPAQLQYLVLIASIYPAAAKKSKIRHPEIFYRICCCTLCGMSGGFVNIFSEQIIGIFSKEKLQMFTHPFAYVLMMLTLFCLCNQLFFLNISLSKFSVTSVIPLIMANLVFFSSLTTIIMREEESVIQSTNAVCFSLGVLLVIIGILYLQYNINRVLLRCFKPKKG, from the coding sequence ATGGACACCACACTGATCGGAATAGCCATTTCCTTTGTTGGCTCTTTCCTTGGGGCACTGGGAGACAAACTAGTCCACGACAGTTATGGCAAAGAAAAGGCGCAGAGAAAACACATGTCCCAAATGACCATGTGGTTGTTTGGAACCCTACTTAGCGTAGTCATAGACCCAATCCTGACCATCTGCTCGTTGTATTTCACCTCCGCTGCCTTAGTTGCACCCTTTGCAGGGGTACACATATTGTggaatttaataattacaaaCATTTCGTTGAAAATCAGAACCAAGTTGCACCAGTACATGGGATCcttttttctaatttgtGGCATTGccttaattattattttttctgaaaaaaaagtggacatACATAGTATGAACGATTTAGCTAGCTTGTATAGCCAAACAAAGGTTATCATTTATTTGGTCCTCGCCTTCACCATCATTGTTACTTTGTTAATCGTTTGCTTGCTCCCCTTTCTCTTTAAAGATGTGAAAAATGCCTCCTTCAAAAGTGATCAGCTCTTATACATGAGCAAATTTGTTCCAAACGCCTGCACACGTTCATGTGAAATTTcgctttgtaaaaaaattgacacgAATATGAAATTTTCGGGAGGAGCCACTTCCTGTAAAACTGGCATGGGGGTGCCCCCTGAGAAGGACCCATTGAAGCACCCCATAAGTTACCCCATGAATGGAGCAGATGACCCCCTGCCCGTCGTAAGCAGCTCTGCTGGAGGCAACACCTGTGGGGGTAGTCCCAACGCGAATGAACGCCGAAGGAGCAGTCCAACTGGGAACGAAAGATCTGTAGACACATCAACCGAGGGAGACAACTCTGCCCCTCGCTCCAACGATGGAATAATTCTTGCTAGTGAGAGGGAACAATTCAGAGTGAGAAGGAATACCAAAGTGGGGGAAAAGACAAGCAATGGCAGCCGCAGAAACGCCCTGATTAATTACAGACCAGGTGCCTCCCTACCGTGCCCACCTGCCAACCGCACACTGTCTAGGCATCCAACTGAGAGGATTAAAAAGATCAGTTTCAAGTCTAGTAGGATGGAGAGAAGGAGACCCCCACTCCAGTTGCGAAAAGGCAGCCGCTCATGGGATgctcaaaaggggggtgtTGAGAGAGCTCTCCATGGAAAATCTCCCCCCGTTAATCGAGGGAACCCAAATATGGCAGGTACAAAATGTACAGAACGGGTCGAATCGCGAGACGATCTCTACTGCAGTGGGAGCACCCCCCACCCCGGTGGCAAAAAAGACAACAACGTAGGTTACCAAGGAGGGAGCCACACAACGAGCTGCTCCAACTTAGAACCGAAGATAGAACCCACACCAAACGACGGTGCAGAACCTACATctactcataaaaaaaaaaaaaaaaaaaaaaactttctaCTATCACCTTACCAAAGTgtcaaaatgataaaaaaatttcttcaaaataaagGCAGGGCGGGGTTAAAAGTAtgcaagaagaaaaaaaaaagtttcctCCGTTACATTAGTGGCCATAAGCAGAATGGTCCTAcgggggaggacccccccgaACGGAGTCCCCAATCGAGTCACCCCAATTCGATCGCGGGTAATGAACCCTTCTGCCCAATAGATATCCTCAAATGTGCAGATAAAATTAATTCGTGTGAAAATTGGAAAGACGAGGAGCCCTTCTCGCTGAAGGTTTATTCTCCCACGCGTGACAGGGGCAGCGTCGGCAGTAGCCCCGCGAATGCCGGGGGAGGAACAGCCCGCGAGGGGAAAGGGCGCAACGacagcgggggaagcggcccAATCGGACCAAGCCGCTCAATCGGCTCAATCGCGCGAAGCGACCCGGCCCAGCTGCAGTACCTGGTGCTGATCGCGTCCATCTACCCCGCGGCGGCCAAGAAGAGCAAAATCAGGCACCCAGAAATATTCTACAGAATATGCTGCTGCACCCTGTGCGGCATGTCAGGAGGCTTCGTAAACATTTTCTCTGAGCAAATCATAGGCATCTTTTCAAAAGAAAAGCTTCAAATGTTTACACACCCCTTTGCATACGTACTGATGATGCTCACTCTCTTCTGCCTATGCAATCAGCTCTTCTTTCTAAACATATCCCTCTCCAAATTTAGCGTCACCTCAGTCATTCCCTTAATCATGGCCAACCTCGTCTTCTTCAGTAGCCTCACAACTATCATAATGCGCGAGGAGGAATCGGTCATCCAGTCTACCAACgcggtgtgcttctccctcgGCGTCCTCCTCGTCATCATCGGCATACTATATCTACAGTATAATATAAACCGCGTTCTTCTGCGCTGCTTCAAGCCGAAAAAGGGATGA
- a CDS encoding plastid 50S ribosomal protein L21, putative (encoded by transcript PVX_088985A; Possible apicoplast targeted protein. Curated by Stuart Ralph, Walter and Eliza Hall Institute of Medical Research, Australia.), producing MLFLGLCAIFFVFSPQGGGAAKVVAHCSSAAKVVAPRSSTSVVSPPRGCLTFVPSMNGWRPKRCRRSKVNVLINSPAQIKLSEIEDDRDRSGKFCVIEICGKARWVEEGRYYDVFRIKQEENKSIYLNRVFFYSTMEGKLLFGTPFLDNVRIKATVMKHFRGNKIYRLKFKPKKNYKRFYGHRQEMSRIYINRFEVNNNLVDRERRKYNFFRDDSIYYVLNRIHNMIRPSLELKHLKRHFTDYLNRFCSLKFETFYKHRGNYKRENMLRNILKTKKLSKRPEVQEEVRRIEEEKESRRLNKYDPLADFDPVANECFIREHFYV from the coding sequence ATGCTTTTTTTAGGCCTATGCGcgatttttttcgttttttccccgcaaGGTGGAGGCGCAGCAAAGGTAGTAGCGCATTGTAGCAGCGCAGCAAAGGTGGTAGCACCTCGTAGCAGCACAAGTGTAGTGTCTCCCCCCCGTGGCTGCCTCACTTTTGTGCCCAGCATGAACGGGTGGAGGCCCAAACGGTGTAGACGAAGCAAAGTGAACGTGCTGATAAACTCGCCCGCACAAATAAAACTTTCCGAAATAGAAGACGATCGAGACAGGAGCGGGAAATTCTGTGTTATCGAAATATGTGGAAAAGCTCGATGGGTGGAGGAGGGAAGGTACTATGACGTGTTCAGAATCAagcaagaagaaaataaaagcatttacctgaacagagtctttttttatagtacGATGGAAGGGAAGCTGCTTTTTGGTACCCCCTTTTTAGACAACGTAAGAATCAAGGCAACCGTTATGAAGCATTTCcgaggaaataaaatttaccgATTAAAATTTAAGCcgaagaaaaattacaaaagaTTTTATGGGCACAGACAGGAAATGAGTCGAATTTACATAAACAGGTTTGAAGTTAATAACAATCTCGTGGATAGGGAAAGaaggaaatataatttttttagagACGATTCTATTTACTACGTTCTTAATCGTATCCACAACATGATTAGGCCCAGTTTGGAGCTGAAGCATTTAAAGAGACACTTTACGGACTACTTGAACCGATTTTGTAGCCTCAAATTTGAAACGTTTTACAAACACAGGGGGAATTACAAAAGGGAGAATATGCTTCGgaacattttgaagacgAAAAAGTTGAGCAAGCGACCCGAGGTGCAGGAAGAGGTGCGCAGGatcgaggaggaaaaggagagcaGGCGCCTCAACAAGTATGACCCCCTTGCTGACTTCGACCCCGTGGCCAATGAGTGCTTCATACGCGAGCACTTTTACGTCTAA
- a CDS encoding hypothetical protein, conserved (encoded by transcript PVX_088975A) codes for MSEAWPPPHTYERNDHQVHPCGGIYLTAVTGLPTKIDPPWLGYLPSGKVTAQEGVPSPGVVQCSQKSGLNCNPSGPPSPAPLHTGGPKMKVAVTALTLFLFPTKGEAVAKYTFIASRPRFPLQSGREGTHTNVGRKKKKKKNQINQINISGNDLFEYFVTLSNEEDKMNEERKKKKKNYSVTYIQKLPKKNLLLKRWKYDLYEKIKEKMKRDQQLMSRTKVCRHKYKLPVDFFKLGDQVRGKIVQVEDHLIKLDINALNFAHLYIKRYSEEKAQLRKKFQVGKHIDVVICYIHRKNGIIQVTDNEEEIKALRRGLQKLRDAGVLRPRTGEAGEAGEAGEVASNMEDSLEDSPEEPPSNQTNLPPGNTANSANTANAVNTANPVTKELGVEFRTNEEGQDLMYVKEESASGKKKNITHFKIEDTVSGVVKYINEEGAYIDIGCKTLAFLNLGHYNKDPKSLVKEVKKKKISIGDYLRNLKVRKVDVLSQRLEVTLYSQEEEACLRVLNQQETLKEQNKYMPCPSYVTHNYHMINYLKKYNELKKKKKKNVHNLFDKKEQLNEFKKISHLKKSQFAPFMLRYNELTSPNSNYEDMLEQHADNEQFLQEIGALPSPDDEQVQDKFSLESLKKQNKALRDEIERFREGSSNTDTADTADTDGNHHREEPPFGSTEMMHQNLNQFFSNHVDDHSDEPMERGSTERNTDGWEEDQTIPLEDEADDFFRLYHERANQKLKNKRDDSVVDGNKQTLRYLKDNISKIKESVLAEGERKTAVKRDRGEEVSGASGEAASGAPRDAANEMLRRWNQALTGGANKREGAAQGGLGTSRGPAGGGRPDWARYLDEAEGEDDEEEQQDEQYEEEDDDEDNHYNAADGRGRTPGRHAHRAEGKAKPADLHYVNEKERKKKLKRRNIFREDEQVEEDLPGGRGDYGDEQGDGVVGDDAVGDDAAGDSLADDSLADDDAAGERSFFNVKKELRHIISQNLSMNLPKDEEKCIEEASKLFGDDIKTWNEKMYHYFGDRDNVPLDGFDVYDEDEFRNNLVGKGVQEFSEYNKLLDAQQLDVTSERDFLGATYGGAGGPDGSGPTGRGPIGGDPTSGALSGDNLADPVSEGTSERGSTSAGIAPPPASTTQQAKLGEAPLEDDLESYLSTFVDEEGEHTDQKQHQKQHQAQHTKQYTHQHTQEKTHTQKGGPDLLPPKGKVKGEKTPVGESTDERASIWRDEIDKGGCLENGATRQPSDDTQMNRGDSNEGANSPAEEEINVADIVNKAINIGNLFRRKELAKLMQRRKTQESEGRGGADAGGGKFPRGGDEQCRYAQGFVENPQSKPFLRVSKIVKYGDKEGTAPLEVKEQEKQNQNGKSNGEDDAMGSTLQEDHDELKPYRHASYEVRNEELEAVEEGNDEDVILNEQDLLSKPSEDIQSDDKRDPHDEGKKKELLNIDRQMDLLFLHGQEDNLTGGNYVEKLLGEEKYKNKSANKEIDFLIRNYRYVNEHPDELIQNYYSSKGGQKNTPVDLPNGEVKNRLRGIPNGGVYKAERGEKLPTVEGKGEGKTHTARSTDFNIKQTNGTEAEANHLSDESLALRSWAFKLGLLKEEHMHLDDQSLINLFVRNHKFRRALKCYGIKNVQNVSIPLIYKITKLLYFERPFPRKEQTRKLNMD; via the exons ATGAGTGAAGCATGGCCACCCCCACACACATATGAGCGAAACGACCATCAGGTACATCCATGCGGGGGGATCTACCTCACAGCTGTGACGGGGCTACCTACGAAAATAGACCCCCCATGGTTGGGTTACCTCCCATCCGGTAAAGTCACAGCGCAGGAGGGAGTCCCATCCCCAGGCGTAGTCCAATGTAGTCAGAAAAGCGGCCTGAACTGCAACCCGAGCGGGCCCCCCTCCCCAGCGCCGCTCCACACCGGGGGGCCCAAAATGAAAGTCGCCGTCACGGCGCTCactctcttcctcttcccaaCCAAAGGCGAAGCAGTGGCGAAGTACACCTTCATCGCGAGCCGCCCGCGCTTTCCCCTGCAAAGCGGCAGAGAGGGGACCCACACAAAtgtgggaaggaaaaaaaaaaaaaaaaaaaaccaaataaACCAAATAAACATCAGCGGAAACGACCTGTTCGAATACTTCGTCACGTTAAGCAACGAAGAAGACAAGATGAacgaagaaagaaaaaaaaaaaaaaaaaactactcCGTCACGTATATCCAAAAATTGCCCAAAAAAAACCTCCTCCTAAAAAGATGGAAATATGACTTGtatgaaaagataaaagagaaaatgaaaagagacCAACAGTTGATGAGCAGAACTAAGGTCTGTAGACACAAGTACAAACTGCCGGTTGATTTTTTCAAGCTAGGGGACCAGGTGAGAGGGAAAATTGTGCAGGTGGAAGACCACCTGATTAAGCTGGACATAAACGCCCTTAACTTTGCACACCTCTACATTAAACGGTACTCTGAGGAGAAGGCGCAACTGAGGAAAAAGTTCCAGGTGGGGAAGCACATCGACGTCGTCATATGCTACATCCACAGGAAGAACGGGATCATTCAGGTCACCGACAATGAGGAGGAGATTAAGGCGCTGCGCCGGGGCTTGCAGAAGTTGCGGGACGCGGGGGTTTTGCGCCCGCGCACTGGGGAGGCAGGGGAGGCAGGAGAGGCAGGAGAGGTGGCAAGCAATATGGAAGACTCCTTAGAAGACTCCCCAGAAGAGCCACCCTCGAACCAGACGAATCTTCCCCCAGGTAACACCGCCAACTCGGCCAACACCGCTAACGCGGTCAACACCGCCAACCCGGTGACGAAAGAGCTGGGCGTGGAGTTCCGAACCAACGAGGAGGGGCAAGACCTCATGTACGTCAAGGAGGAAAGCGCCtccgggaaaaaaaaaaacattacgCACTTCAAGATAGAAGACACGGTAAGCGGCGTGGTCAAATACATAAACGAAGAGGGGGCCTACATAGACATCGGGTGCAAGACGTTGGCCTTCCTCAATTTGGGCCACTACAATAAGGACCCAAAGTCACTCGTCaaagaagtgaagaagaaaaaaatatccatCGGAGATTACCTCAGAAATTTAAAAGTGAGAAAGGTAGATGTGCTGAGCCAACGGTTAGAAGTCACCCTATACAgccaagaggaggaagccTGTCTGCGTGTTCTAAATCAGCAGGAGACCCTGAAGGAGCAAAACAAATACATGCCGTGTCCATCCTACGTCACGCACAACTACCACATGatcaattatttaaaaaaatataatgagttgaaaaagaagaaaaaaaaaaatgtacataatttatttgacaaaaaagaacagctaaatgaatttaaaaaaatttctcatTTGAAGAAGAGCCAGTTCGCTCCCTTCATGCTACGGTACAATGAGTTGACGTCACCGAATAGCAACTACGAAGATATGCTCGAGCAGCATGCAGACAATGAGCAGTTTTTGCAAGAAATCGGTGCACTTCCCAGCCCAGACGATGAGCAAGTGCAGGACAAATTCAGCCTCGAATCgttgaagaagcaaaataaagcgcTAAGGGACGAAATTGAGCGTTTTAGGGAGGGCTCTTCCAACACAGATACAGCAGATACAGCAGATACAGATGGCAATCACCACAGGGAGGAACCCCCATTCGGATCAACCGAAATGATGCACCAAAATTTGAACCAATTCTTTAGCAACCATGTGGATGACCACTCGGATGAACCCATGGAGAGGGGCTCCACTGAGAGGAACACAGACGGGTGGGAGGAAGACCAAACTATCCCCTTGGAAGACGAAGCAGATGATTTTTTCCGCCTCTACCATGAACGGGCGAACCAGAAACTAAAGAACAAACGGGATGACAGCGTTGTGGATGGCAACAAACAAACGCTCAGGTACCTGAAGGATAACATCAGCAAAATTAAGGAAAGCGTTCTGGCTgagggggaaaggaagaCTGCTGTGAAAAGGGATCGCGGTGAGGAGGTGAGCGGCGCATCTGGTGAAGCAGCAAGTGGAGCCCCACGTGATGCCGCAAACGAGATGCTACGCCGGTGGAACCAAGCCCTAACGGGGGGTGCGAACAAACGGGAGGGCGCTGCACAGGGTGGACTAGGTACGAGCAGGGgccccgcgggggggggacgGCCCGACTGGGCCAGGTACCTCGACGAGGCGGAAGGGgaggatgatgaggaggagcagcaggatGAGCAgtacgaggaggaggatgatgatgaagacAACCACTACAACGCCGCAGACGGTCGGGGTCGAACCCCAGGGCGGCATGCGCACCGCGCCGAGGGGAAAGCCAAACCCGCAGACCTTCACTACGTAAACgagaaagaaaggaaaaaaaagctgaaAAGGAGGAACATCTTTCGGGAAGATGAGCAGGTGGAGGAGGACCTGCCGGGGGGGCGCGGCGACTACGGTGACGAGCAAGGCGATGGCGTGGTCGGCGATGACGCAGTCGGTGATGACGCAGCCGGTGATAGCTTGGCCGATGATAGCTTGGCCGACGATGACGCAGCCGGAGAGCGCTCCTTCTTCAACGTGAAAAAGGAACTCAGGCACATCATCAGCCAAAACCTTAGCATGAACCTCCCCAAGGACGAAGAGAAGTGCATAGAGGAGGCGTCCAAGCTCTTTGGGGATGACATCAAAACTTGGAATGAGAAAATGTATCACTACTTTGGTGATAGAGATAACGTTCCCCTTGATGGCTTCGACGTTTATGATGAAGACGAATTTAGAAACAACCTAGTGGGCAAGGGGGTCCAGGAGTTTAGCGAATACAATAAGCTGCTCGACGCGCAGCAGCTTGACGTGACCAGCGAGAGGGACTTTCTGGGCGCCACGTATGGCGGGGCGGGCGGTCCGGATGGAAGTGGCCCCACTGGAAGAGGGCCCATTGGCGGAGATCCCACCAGCGGGGCACTCAGCGGAGACAACCTCGCAGACCCCGTCAGCGAAGGGACCTCCGAGCGGGGAAGCACATCCGCGGGGATAGCCCCTCCACCAGCATCCACCACGCAGCAAGCCAAACTGGGTGAAGCCCCCCTGGAGGATGATCTCGAAAGTTACTTGAGCACCTTCGTGGatgaggagggggagcatACGGATCAGAAGCAGCACCAGAAGCAGCATCAGGCGCAGCATACGAAGCAGTATACGCATCAGCATACGCaggaaaaaacgcacacacaGAAGGGCGGCCCAGATTtgctccccccaaaaggaaaagtgaAAGGAGAGAAGACACCCGTGGGGGAGAGCACCGACGAAAGAGCATCCATCTGGAGGGATGAGATAGACAAAGGGGGCTGCCTAGAAAATGGAGCCACTCGTCAACCCAGTGATGACACCCAGATGAACAGAGGAGACTCAAACGAGGGTGCAAACTCCCCTGCtgaggaagaaataaacgTGGCGGACATCGTGAACAAGGCCATAAACATTGGGAATCTGTTTAGAAGGAAGGAGCTGGCAAAGCTGATgcaaaggaggaagacgcaAGAGAGCGAAGGGCGGGGCGGTGCTGATGCGGGGGGTGGGAAGTTTCCCCGTGGAGGCGATGAACAATGCCGCTACGCACAGGGATTTGTGGAGAATCCGCAAAGTAAGCCCTTCCTAAGAGTTagcaaaattgtgaagtATGGCGACAAGGAGGGAACAGCCCCCCTGGAAGTGAAGGAacaggagaagcaaaatCAAAACGGGAAGAGCAACGGTGAGGATGACGCCATGGGAAGTACCCTCCAGGAGGACCACGACGAGCTGAAGCCATACAGGCACGCGTCCTACGAGGTGAGGAATGAGGAA CTGGAAGCAGTCGAAGAGGGAAACGACGAAGACGTCATTTTAAATGAGCAAGACCTGTTGAGCAAGCCCAGTGAGGACATACAAAGTGATGATAAGAGGGACCCCCACgacgaagggaagaaaaaagaacttTTGAATATCGACCGACAAATGGACCTGCTCTTCCTACATGGGCAGGAGGATAACTTAACGGGAGGAAATTACGTGGAGAAGTTGCTCGgcgaggaaaaatataaaaataaaagtgccAACAAGGAAATAGACTTCCTCATTCGGAATTATAGGTATGTGAATGAGCACCCGGATGAGCTCattcaaaattattacagCTCCAAGGGGGGGCAGAAAAACACGCCTGTGGATCTTCCAAATGGTGAAGTGAAAAACCGCCTGAGGGGCATACCAAACGGTGGTGTGTACAAAgcggaaaggggggaaaaactccCAACAGTAGAAGgcaaaggggagggaaaaacccACACAGCGCGCTCAACCGACTTTAACATAAAGCAAACAAATGGAACCGAAGCAGAAGCGAATCACTTATCCGATGAAAGCCTAGCCCTCAGATCGTGGGCCTTCAAATTGGGGCTCTTAAAAGAAGAGCATATGCACCTTGACGACCAGTCCCTGATTAACCTCTTTGTGAGGAACCACAAGTTTAGAAGAGCCTTAAAATGCTACggcattaaaaatgtgcaaaatgtttCCATACCGCtgatttataaaattacaaagcTGCTTTATTTTGAGCGGCCCTTCCCCAGGAAGGAGCAAACGAGAAAGTTAAACATGGATTAG
- a CDS encoding hypothetical protein, conserved (encoded by transcript PVX_088990A; Apicoplast targeted protein. Curated by Stuart Ralph, Walter and Eliza Hall Institute of Medical Research, Australia.) — protein sequence MKRTNLIAPLCMYLLLGSCLLCLCGKVRKNKQVRNLLKSLTERVDTDDGENEYARLTQTPVVSMRLSKVKFKTSLQNVLVEPYTERVKDFVAKNNYEIRMERALLDEIKNANQNMNRIGDVLSARGGKQGKTRDNHIIMSRYFHYLKDKDEDFGLSFFPVYKTFKSNASHFGDNLSSSLYPHELLQMGSMSSESFLKNSPKRISFPERGDS from the coding sequence ATGAAGCGGACCAACCTGATCGCGCCCCTCTGCATGTACCTGCTGCTGGGGAGTTGCCTCCTTTGCCTCTGCGGAAAGGTgcggaaaaacaaacaagtTCGAAACTTGCTAAAGTCACTAACCGAGAGGGTAGACACAGATGACGGGGAGAACGAGTATGCCAGGCTGACCCAAACACCAGTTGTGAGCATGAGGTTATCTAAAGTGAAGTTCAAAACGAGCTTGCAAAATGTACTTGTGGAGCCATACACAGAAAGGGTTAAAGATTTTGTagcgaaaaataattatgaaataaGGATGGAACGGGCACTGTtggatgaaataaaaaacgctAATCAGAATATGAACCGAATTGGAGATGTCCTTTCTGCACGAGGAGGGAAGCAAGGGAAAACTCGTGACAATCACATCATTATGAGTAGGTATTTTCACTACTTAAAAGATAAGGATGAAGACTTTGGGCTAAGTTTTTTCCCTGTGTACAAGACGTTTAAATCGAatgcttcccattttggagaCAATTTGAGCAGTTCTTTATACCCACATGAGCTGCTACAAATGGGTTCCATGTCAAGTgaaagttttttaaaaaattcacctAAGCGGATTTCCTTCCCAGAAAGGGGGGACTCCTAA